In a single window of the Sphingosinicella microcystinivorans genome:
- a CDS encoding dihydroorotase: MRPLAILGARVIDPARGTNTAADILIADRAVAAVGKPEIPSDAQRIDASGLVAAPGLVDAGVFKSEPAAFLAGGITRTLLMPDQSPVIDDPALAERAQRIGKPHVWVHPLAAATRGLAGSELAEVALMKAAGAVGIATGRRQIASAAVMHRLLQYAAAFDLVTVVHAEDAALTEGAEATTGETATRLGLASAPAIAEAVAIARDVRLAEAAGARLHIHQVTTAEGLDVIRAARARGARITCGTAPAYLLLNDEAVTGYRTFTRLSPPLRAEDDRRALLGGLADGTIDCLTSAHDPRGQDEKRLPFAQAMPGMSGAETLLALAVSAGENAGVPLSRLIAMMSATPAAIFGVPGGNLGVGAPADIVLFDPGAPWRIDASKFVSAGDNTPFDGLPVQGRVRWTVKGGEIAFAG; the protein is encoded by the coding sequence ATGAGGCCGCTCGCGATTCTCGGCGCCCGCGTCATCGACCCCGCGCGCGGGACGAACACGGCGGCGGACATCCTCATCGCGGATCGCGCCGTCGCGGCGGTCGGCAAGCCCGAAATCCCGTCCGACGCGCAGCGCATCGACGCGTCGGGCCTCGTCGCCGCGCCCGGCCTTGTCGACGCGGGCGTGTTCAAATCGGAACCGGCGGCGTTCCTCGCGGGGGGCATCACCCGCACGCTGCTGATGCCCGACCAGTCGCCCGTAATCGACGATCCCGCGCTCGCCGAGCGCGCGCAGCGGATCGGCAAGCCGCACGTCTGGGTGCACCCGCTCGCCGCCGCGACGCGCGGCCTTGCCGGAAGCGAGCTGGCCGAGGTGGCGCTGATGAAGGCGGCGGGTGCGGTCGGCATCGCCACCGGGCGTCGGCAGATCGCCTCGGCAGCCGTCATGCACCGGCTGCTGCAATATGCCGCCGCGTTCGATCTCGTCACCGTGGTTCACGCCGAGGACGCCGCCCTCACCGAAGGCGCGGAAGCGACGACGGGGGAGACCGCGACCCGGCTCGGCCTCGCCTCCGCCCCCGCAATCGCTGAGGCCGTCGCCATCGCGCGCGACGTGCGGCTCGCCGAGGCGGCGGGCGCGCGGCTCCATATCCATCAGGTGACGACCGCCGAGGGGCTGGACGTGATCCGCGCCGCGCGCGCGCGCGGCGCGCGCATCACCTGCGGCACGGCGCCCGCCTATCTGCTGCTGAACGACGAGGCCGTCACCGGCTATCGCACCTTCACGCGCCTGTCGCCGCCGCTCCGCGCCGAGGACGACCGCCGCGCGCTGCTCGGCGGTCTTGCGGACGGCACCATCGACTGCCTCACCTCGGCGCACGACCCGCGCGGGCAGGACGAGAAGCGGCTTCCGTTCGCGCAGGCGATGCCCGGCATGTCCGGCGCGGAGACGCTGCTGGCGCTGGCCGTTTCGGCGGGCGAGAACGCGGGCGTGCCCCTCTCCCGCCTGATCGCGATGATGAGCGCGACGCCGGCCGCGATCTTCGGCGTGCCGGGCGGAAACCTCGGCGTGGGCGCGCCTGCCGACATCGTGCTGTTCGATCCGGGCGCGCCGTGGCGCATCGACGCGTCGAAGTTCGTCTCGGCGGGCGACAACACGCCGTTCGACGGGCTTCCCGTGCAGGGCCGCGTGAGATGGACCGTGAAAGGCGGCGAGATCGCCTTCGCGGGCTGA
- the ruvX gene encoding Holliday junction resolvase RuvX, translated as MSTRSAADFAAALPSGGVLAGLDLGTKTVGVAFCDAEWRFASPAETIARRKQTQDFAELRRLAGGRALAGIVLGYPVNMDGSDGPRAQATRAFARALEAEFALPVLLWDERLSTAAVTREMIAADMSRAKRAERVDALAAAHILQAAIDALALAA; from the coding sequence ATGAGCACGCGCTCGGCCGCCGATTTCGCGGCGGCGCTTCCTTCGGGCGGCGTCCTCGCGGGCCTCGACCTCGGCACCAAGACCGTCGGCGTCGCCTTCTGCGACGCCGAATGGCGCTTCGCGAGCCCCGCCGAGACCATCGCCCGCCGCAAGCAGACGCAGGACTTCGCCGAACTCCGCCGCCTCGCAGGCGGCCGCGCGCTTGCCGGGATCGTGCTCGGCTATCCCGTGAACATGGACGGCTCGGACGGCCCGCGCGCGCAGGCGACGCGCGCCTTCGCCCGCGCGCTGGAGGCCGAGTTCGCCCTCCCCGTCCTCCTCTGGGACGAGCGCCTCTCCACCGCCGCCGTCACCCGCGAGATGATCGCCGCGGACATGAGCCGCGCCAAGCGCGCCGAACGCGTCGACGCCCTCGCCGCCGCCCACATCCTGCAAGCCGCCATCGACGCGCTGGCGCTGGCGGCCTAG
- a CDS encoding aspartate carbamoyltransferase catalytic subunit, protein MTSLPEPAPLPAVPPGAHPFPHAHLLGIEGLKPWEIGFLLGEAEHWVTLGRSAHKRDDRLASLTQINAFFENSTRTLLSFEIAGKRLGADVVNMAVQSSSMKKGETLLDTALTLNAMHPDVIVIRHDASGAVALIASKVDCPVLNAGDGRHEHPTQALLDALTIRRRKGRIEGLKVAICGDILHSRVARSNFHLLAALGAEVRAVAPPTLMPAGVERFGVAAFTDMDAGLEGADVIMMLRLQRERMAGAYVPSEREYFHFFGLTAKRLATAGDNVLVMHPGPMNRGVEIESQVADDIARSAITEQVEMGVAVRMACLDVLTRARRGVPGWETHA, encoded by the coding sequence ATGACATCGCTACCCGAACCCGCTCCGCTTCCGGCCGTGCCGCCGGGGGCGCATCCCTTTCCGCACGCGCATCTGCTTGGAATCGAAGGCCTGAAGCCGTGGGAGATCGGCTTCCTGCTCGGCGAGGCCGAACACTGGGTCACGCTCGGCCGCAGCGCGCACAAGCGCGACGACCGGCTGGCCAGCCTCACCCAGATCAACGCCTTCTTCGAAAACTCGACGCGCACGCTGCTGTCGTTCGAGATCGCCGGCAAGCGCCTCGGCGCGGACGTGGTCAATATGGCCGTGCAATCGTCCTCGATGAAGAAGGGCGAGACGCTGCTCGACACGGCGCTGACGCTGAACGCCATGCACCCGGACGTGATCGTCATCCGCCACGACGCCTCCGGCGCGGTCGCGCTCATCGCCTCCAAGGTCGATTGCCCGGTGCTGAACGCGGGCGACGGCCGCCACGAGCACCCGACGCAGGCGCTGCTCGACGCGCTCACCATCCGCCGCCGCAAGGGTCGCATCGAGGGGCTGAAGGTCGCGATCTGCGGCGACATATTGCACAGCCGCGTCGCCCGCTCGAACTTCCACCTGCTCGCCGCGCTCGGCGCCGAGGTGCGCGCGGTCGCGCCGCCGACGCTGATGCCCGCCGGGGTCGAGCGTTTCGGGGTCGCCGCCTTCACCGACATGGACGCGGGGCTGGAAGGCGCGGACGTCATCATGATGCTCCGCCTCCAGCGCGAGCGCATGGCGGGGGCCTACGTCCCTTCGGAACGGGAGTATTTCCATTTCTTCGGCCTCACCGCGAAGCGCCTCGCGACGGCGGGCGACAACGTGCTCGTCATGCACCCCGGCCCGATGAACCGGGGCGTCGAGATCGAATCGCAGGTCGCCGACGACATCGCCCGCTCCGCGATCACCGAGCAGGTCGAGATGGGCGTCGCCGTCCGCATGGCCTGCCTCGACGTGCTGACGCGCGCCCGACGCGGGGTTCCGGGCTGGGAGACGCACGCATGA
- a CDS encoding MFS transporter, translating into MKHEETADLPYLKKVVGASMAGTVVEWYEFFLYGTVATLVFGKLFFPDTGNELDGIIAAFATYAVGFIARPLGGVVFGHIGDKVGRKSLLQFSLVLIGLSTFLMGCLPSFHAIGYWAPLLLVTLRFIQGFALGGEWGGAVLLVTEHSPNRSRAFWGSFPQAAVPLGNLAATVVLLVLSATLSEEAFLSWGWRVGFWLSVVIVAIGYYIRTQVTDSPIFEAAKAEMEEKAHTGYGLTEVFRCYPRGVFTAMGLRFGENILYYMVVTFSITYLSHRGTDTTRILTLLFFAHILHVFVIPAVGRAADRVGRRPVYLLGALLTMAWPFAAFPMLDTGATAVVLAAIMAGMIVHALMYAAQPAIMTEMFPTRMRYSGVSLGYQLTAIVAGSWAPLIGTALLREYGTWWPIAVYILIAGAVSLIAALVMRETKGASLVALDREDAARG; encoded by the coding sequence ATGAAGCACGAGGAAACCGCCGATCTGCCGTATCTGAAGAAGGTCGTGGGGGCCTCGATGGCCGGGACGGTCGTCGAATGGTACGAGTTCTTCCTCTACGGCACCGTCGCGACGCTGGTGTTCGGCAAGCTGTTCTTCCCCGATACGGGCAACGAACTGGACGGCATCATCGCGGCGTTCGCGACCTACGCCGTGGGCTTCATTGCGCGGCCGCTCGGGGGCGTGGTGTTCGGCCATATCGGCGACAAGGTGGGGCGCAAGTCGCTGCTGCAATTCAGCCTCGTGCTGATCGGGCTTTCGACGTTCCTGATGGGCTGCCTGCCGTCGTTTCATGCGATCGGCTACTGGGCGCCGCTGCTGCTGGTGACATTGCGCTTCATCCAGGGCTTCGCGCTCGGCGGCGAGTGGGGCGGTGCGGTGCTGCTCGTCACCGAGCACAGCCCGAACCGCAGCCGCGCCTTCTGGGGCAGCTTCCCGCAGGCGGCGGTGCCGCTCGGCAACCTCGCCGCGACGGTGGTTCTGCTCGTGCTCTCCGCCACGCTTTCCGAGGAGGCGTTCCTGTCGTGGGGCTGGCGCGTGGGGTTCTGGCTCTCCGTCGTGATCGTCGCGATCGGCTACTACATCCGCACGCAGGTGACGGACTCGCCGATCTTCGAAGCCGCCAAGGCCGAGATGGAGGAGAAGGCGCACACCGGCTACGGGCTCACGGAGGTGTTCCGGTGCTATCCGCGCGGCGTGTTCACGGCGATGGGCCTGCGCTTCGGCGAGAACATCCTCTACTACATGGTCGTCACCTTCTCGATCACCTACCTGTCGCACCGGGGCACCGACACCACGCGCATCCTGACGCTGCTGTTCTTCGCGCACATCCTGCACGTGTTCGTCATTCCCGCGGTCGGGCGCGCGGCGGACAGGGTCGGGCGGCGGCCCGTCTACCTGCTCGGCGCGCTGCTGACGATGGCGTGGCCGTTCGCGGCCTTTCCGATGCTCGACACGGGTGCGACGGCGGTGGTGCTGGCGGCCATCATGGCCGGGATGATCGTCCACGCGCTGATGTACGCGGCGCAGCCCGCGATCATGACCGAGATGTTCCCGACGCGGATGCGCTATTCGGGCGTCTCGCTCGGCTACCAGCTGACGGCGATCGTCGCCGGATCGTGGGCGCCGCTGATCGGCACCGCGCTGCTGCGCGAGTACGGCACGTGGTGGCCGATCGCCGTGTATATCCTGATCGCCGGGGCGGTGAGCCTGATCGCGGCGCTGGTGATGCGCGAGACGAAGGGCGCGTCGCTGGTGGCGCTCGACCGGGAGGATGCGGCGCGCGGCTAG